Sequence from the Ammospiza nelsoni isolate bAmmNel1 chromosome 7, bAmmNel1.pri, whole genome shotgun sequence genome:
ttgataTTTTCCCCACACTCATTAGCATTCTCCTGGGCCAGGAAAAACAAGCAATATCCTGGTGCTGTGCTTCCTCCCTGAGGTTCCTCTTCttccccattcctgctgctgtaagGATCAGGGTGggacttctctctctctctcatgcTGCTTCTGTGTCAGCCCTGATCCTCCCCCAGGGCTCCAGTGGCACCTGAGCTGacagaaaagatgaaaattagAGAGGCAGGAGGGGGTTAAAGGTTGGTGCTCCTCCcttggactccatgatccttgtgggtccctcccagctcggGATATTCTGTGATCGTGTGAAAACACAAtcctctggagcaggagcacaaCTCAGGTGTGGGGTTCCTccaaaggggagggaaaacacatttttatatcCAAGCAAGTGAGGCTAGGGTGGTCAAGGTGTTCAGAAATGGTCAGGGATGGTCAAGGATGGTCCAGGACACTCAGGATGGTCAGGGATGATCAAGGTGGTGAGGGATGGCCAAGAACGGTTGAGGATGGTCAGGGTGGCCAAGGAGAGTTGAAGGCAGTCAAGGATGATTGAGAATGGTCAAGGTATTCAAGGATGGTCAAGGCATTCAAGGATGGTCAAGGCATAGGACAGTCCAGGATGGTCAAGGATGGTCAAGATGGCTAAGGACAGTCCAGGATCGTCAAGGAGGGTCAAGGTATTCAAGGACAGTCCAGGATGGTCAAGGATGACCATCCATGCATGACCCTGGTCAAGGGGCAGAGGGAGATACTGCCGAAACCACCACTGCCCTCACTGTGGAGTGCATCAGGGCACAGTGCCAcgctcccaaaaatcccagctccagcatgaCTTCCCCCCTCACCCCACACCACCATCCCTCATGTCTCACCCCACaccaccccaaaccccttcCCACAGGTGTGccaagctcctgctgctgcacggGGCGGCCGTGGAGCTGCCGAGCGAGGTGGGAGGTGACACTGCCCTGCACGTGGCCGCCAGGCACCGTCTCTGCCACCACGCCCGCCTCTACCTGCGGCGCTGCGCCCACGTCGACGCCCGCAACGCGCGCCAGGAGACGGCGCTGGACGTGCTCTGCGGGCAGGCCCCGGCCCAGGACGACCAttccctgcagcttttccagctgctgctcaacCACGGCGCCGATGTGGAGGCCCGGGACGAGAGCTGGAGGCGGCCCCTGCACCGGGCCTGCAGGGTGGCCAACGCCGAGCTGGtgcggctgctgctgcggcGCGGCGCCGACGCCAACGCCATCGACTACGACGGCGTGTCCCCGctgggctgggccctgcaggCCGCGGCCTCCCGCCCCGAGCTGCGGCCACACCGCAccgtgcagctgctgctcaacCACGGATCCCAGAGGATTTGGCCATCGGCCTTCAGCAAGGTACAGGCCTCAAAATGACTCCCAGAAAATTTGGCCCCATGTCTTCAGAAAGGTACTGGCCCCAAAATGGCTCCCAGAGGATTTGACCCTTGGCCTTCAGAAAGGTATCAGCCCCAAAATGGCGCCCAGAAAATTTGGCCCCAGGTCTTCATCAAAGTACCGGCCCCAAAATGGCACCCAGAGAGCGCCTGGCACCTGGGGGGTTGAGGTTGGGTGTGGTTGTTAATTGTTGTGGTGTTgttgagggtccccaggacgaggtgatAGAGgagaattgactccaagttctcagaaggctgatatattattatatatcatatcatatcatatcaatCACATCATATTATTatatgaaaattatatactCAAACTACACTAAAGAGAGaggagacatcagaaagctaaaacaggaatgataataaaaaaacccatgactgaccagagtcccgacacagctggactgggattggtcattaagttaaagCAATTCAcgtgctgggtaaacaattcaCCAAATCACATTTGCTCCATGGAGCAAATCCATGGAGCACAGGAGTATCCATGTCTGTCGGGGTCACTGCTTGCTGTGGTGAATGGATGGCTCCATTTTTAGTCCTGGTTTTCCCAGGAATAAAATGTGCTTTTGGCTGGAAATTTATataggttaattttttttttaattgtgcttTAAGTATTGCAGtccagaggagcaaaacatggagtaactgaagcttcccagcttcccaggagaagaaatcctggcaaagtgatttttcataaaatgacAGGGACAGTTGGGAGATTTGGGACATCTGAAGGTGGCAGGGTGGGAGAATTTGGGAGAGCTTCCCAgtctgggcaggggctggggagtgATGGAAGTGAAGGCCCAGAAGAAGGGCCGGATGGAGCCAGTGTGGCTCAGAGGGGTTTTTCCCTGCCTAGGGAATATCAGAGACAGGCTTGGCACATCAGCTGCCTCGTGGCTCTGCGTTCCATTGGTTTTACACCAAaccataaagaaaatattatccTGCCATGTCAGGCACAAGCCAAAAATGTAAATAAGGAGCAAGGGCTGcatacagaggaaaaaatgcctCAGCAGGGTGGGACTTCCCACTGCTCCAAAAGGCACCAGGAGAAACCCCACGCCTGCCCCATCCCAACACggggctgtcccagcctggagcGGGCTGGGGTGGGACAaaccccagctgcagcaggtgggTGTTGTCCCCTCTGGCCTGCCTCTCTGTCTGAGCCCTCCCACCATCCCTGGACAGGTGCTGAGAtcctgtgcagctgtgccagaggtCATCGAGGTGCTCTTCAACTCCTACTCCCAAATCCCAGTGTCCCAGGAGTGGAGAGAGGCCGTGCCACAGGAGGTGTTCCAGGtgaggcagccctgctgctttgaGACCCTAGGAGGGGATTTTCCCCACAGAATTAGGGTTTGTTTTCCCCACAGAATTAGGGTTTATTTTCCCCCAGACTTggtttcccccccccccacccaGACGTCACTGGGACAGAGgagaaacaaaaggaattttCCCTAGAGCAGCACCACACACCTGATTCCTCCAGGCTTGCATCCCTCCACCTCCACCATGCTCAGAccccacatccctgccccagaCTGCCATAAAATCCACTCTCAGCCTCTGGAAGTGAGCCTGGAGCCAGAGCActtcccagcaggagcccacATCTCTCCTTTTGGTTGGAAAAGCTCCTCCTTGGATGTGCAACAGGTACAGGCAGCCCACTCTGGGGTGTTTTGGGATGACTCCTGGCCCCACAGGCTGTAAGGAATGGCTGGAATGCTAACAAAGTCTTCACCATGCTCTGAGGAATGGGACAAAGGATTTTATCCCCCCAGATTAAGGAACGGCTGAGGCTGCACAGCCCAATCCTCCTTTGTTTCCCAGTTCCCTCAGGGGCAGGCTCTCTTCTCCATCAGCTTTCTGTGGGATGCTGCTGCACCCTCCCCGAGACTGGCTTTCTCCAAGGTGCTCCCACAGGAGAACTGATGTCCACAAGGTCCCAATTGCACAGGAGAATTCCAGTCCAAAAGGCCCAATTCCATGGGAGAATTGCAGTCCACAAAGTCCCAGTTCCACAGGAGAATTGCAGTCCACAGGGTCCCAATTCCACAGAGTTCCAGTCCACAAGGTCCCAGTTCCACAGGATAATTGCAGTCCACAAGGTCCCAGTTCCACAGGAGAATTCCAGTCCACAAGGCCCCAATTCCACAGGAGAATTGCAGTCCACAAGGCCCCAATTCCACAGGAGAATTCCAGTCCAAAAGGCCCAATTCCACAGGAGAACTGCAGTCCACAAGGTCCCAGTTCCACAGGAGAATTGCAGTGCACAGGGTCCCAGTTCCACAGGAGAATTCCAGTCCACAAGGTCCCAGTTCCACAAGAAAATTCCAGTCCACAAAGTTCCAATTCCACAGGAGAACTGCAGTCCACAAGGTCCCAGTTCCACAGGAGAATTCCAGAACGCCTCATCCACCCTTTCCCTGTGTCAGTTCCCCACACCCACAGCCACACCTGAGCTCCTTCCCTCCAACCCTTATCCCTGAACACCTCCAGcttccctggcagccaggagaggtgTGACCCCAGGTGGCAGAGCTCCTGTGGGTGGCACTGTCCCCGTTgtcccctctctgcagcagcaccaggcgTTCTACGAGTCGCTGCTGGGGCTGGCGGGCACGGCGCGGAGCCTGCAGCACCTGTGCCGCGCCACCATCCGGGCACACCTTGGGGACAAGTGCCACTGCCTCGtccccctgctgcccctgcccagggccctgcaggaattcctgctgctggagccccagggAGTGGTGCTGTGAGGGGGCACACCCAGGAGCACATCCATGGAGCTCAGGAGCATCCGTGTCTGTCAGCGTCACCGTGGTGGGTGGATGGCTCCATTTGTAGTCCTGGTTTTCCCAGGAATAAAATGTGCTTTTGGCTGGAAATTTGTataagttgattttttttccccttctaatTGTGCTTTAAGGAGATTACAAAGAGTGATAATATGATTAGTGGCTGGTAGGAATAATGCTGATTGTAGAGGATCCCTGCAAAGCAGCGGGGGCTGCTCAGGTGTGGGaagggagggacagggcaggggacacaaAATCAGCCCAGGGGACCCAAAACAGCTCAGGGGACCCAAATCACCTCAGGGGATTCAAACCAGCCCAGGGGACCCAAATCAGCTCAGGAGATAGAAATCAGCCCAGAGGACCAAACCAGCCCGTGGGACCCAAAACAGGGGACACAAATCAGCTTAGGGGGacccaaaccagcccagagGACCCAAAACAGGGGacccaaaccagcccagagGACCCAAAACAACTCAGGGGACCCAAATCAGCCCAGGGGACTCAAATCAACTCAGGGGACTCAAACTAACCCAGGGGACTCAAACCAGCTCAGGGGACCCAAACCAATCCTGGGGAATCCAAATCAGCTCAGGGGACCCAAACCAGCTCACGGGACCCAAATCAGCCCAGGGGACCCAAACCAGCCCAGGTGAGCATCAAATCCCCTGGGATAAATCTCCCCTGGGAGTGGCAcaagcagaggggctgtgtAGAAGCCCCTCAGCAGGATGCAAAGTGTAGCAGCATTAATAAAGACCctaaatttgatttaaattcgattttttaaaaaatgtaggAGCCACCTAGAATGTTGTGGCTGCTTCATGCACAGGGTGACACAGTGTATGTCCCAGCCCCTCCCATACCCCTTGtgcctgtcactgtccccaggctggcacaggagggggCTGGAAAACCCAAAATTGTGCAGTTTGGGCTTTCATTTCCCACAGTCACCTGGCcaaagggagcaggaggagccaggATTTACCCTCACGCTCCCCAGGTTAATTCCTGCACACGTGCATCCCTTGGGAGAACAGCTGTCCTCCTGCCACAGTGCTCCCCAAAATTCTTCCAGTCCTCAATTACACCTGAGTTTcgtttggttaaaaaaaaaaaaacccacacaaaattatatgtattgtatttttaatatatgaatATACATAGTAGATATAATTGTGTGTGTATAAattcatatatatacatatatacacatacatacacatatatacatatatacacacatatacacatataaataaaaatatatattagatataattgtgtgtatatattcacatatgtatacatacacatacatgtatatatttgtaaataattatagagataaatatataaatttatatttttctatagttatatatttataaatatagatataattttatatagaaatggatatttttatataaaattttcagtatttatctatatatattgtctattttttattatatatatatgttttatataaaataaattgtatatatattatatataaaaaaattatatatatttatataatatgttaaaaatatatattataaattaatttatattttctattattattaattatattttatataaaattctGTATATCATATTCTATatagaatttttatttatttatatatataaataatgtattaaaattattgtaatataatttttataattttatgtgactttatatataaatgtatattttatataaaaatttatatgtatatattaaaattgcatgtgttttatatataattatttatattttatatgcaatatttatatataaattttaattttttttttttttttttaatggataattcattttttctgtCTGGCTGGACTTTGCATCCctggctcccagagctgctgcccttggaGCATGGAaatgaggag
This genomic interval carries:
- the ASB18 gene encoding ankyrin repeat and SOCS box protein 18, producing MEPMGYKSLAIPPGRTCTPGSTGMSQAPGAGTGKLRISSKLDLEHPLGPRAPIARFYTALVTGDLRSLQLLTERYHQDVNLVFEISKNQLEWQVKSQASYGLSGLWALEERLELSSPLCLAARHGHPDCLRHLLRRGADPNLAPGGEAPLHQACLGAHSDCVELLLEYRAQPNLLSERGTAPLHLCTSQDSLRCAKLLLLHGAAVELPSEVGGDTALHVAARHRLCHHARLYLRRCAHVDARNARQETALDVLCGQAPAQDDHSLQLFQLLLNHGADVEARDESWRRPLHRACRVANAELVRLLLRRGADANAIDYDGVSPLGWALQAAASRPELRPHRTVQLLLNHGSQRIWPSAFSKVLRSCAAVPEVIEVLFNSYSQIPVSQEWREAVPQEVFQQHQAFYESLLGLAGTARSLQHLCRATIRAHLGDKCHCLVPLLPLPRALQEFLLLEPQGVVL